A stretch of Candidatus Dojkabacteria bacterium DNA encodes these proteins:
- the rpmF gene encoding 50S ribosomal protein L32 — translation MTPLPKRRISTNRKGRRRAHDKLKKINFVLCPKCNAPKLPHQKCPRCGFYK, via the coding sequence ATGACACCGCTTCCAAAGAGAAGGATATCAACCAACAGAAAGGGCAGAAGAAGGGCTCATGACAAGCTTAAAAAGATAAACTTCGTATTGTGCCCAAAGTGTAATGCCCCTAAGTTACCTCATCAAAAGTGCCCACGCTGTGGATTCTACAAATAA